The DNA window ctttgtaaaaaaaaaactgctattTTGGCCATGAtgcaaatttgcaaatttttcaAGCCTTTTACAATATAACAAATTATTCTCAGATAGATTTCTCCCACATAtttatgagatttttttttttttttacttttgaatcTGAAAAGTTGAATCTAAATTTGAAAGATTTGAATGCCATGGCATAAATGTACATGGGTCACTCCGTGTCAAATCACAAAtagctgttgctgcaccctctccaaaattcccaaatttattgtatgtttGGGAtcaccataaaataagcatattctgaaaattccagttgcattgcttcaatATTGGctgatttatcacactttgaaattttgcaatttgTTGCCACCGTGGCTTTTTCTGTACTTTTGAATTctcatgaaatagcaactttagagctgcacaacttgcaaattatatattaagaggaaagcattgtaatcattcttttgtattgtttgttctACACAtttaacctctgaaagaatcaagtaccctgaagcaatggtttaggagcaattcatcactaaaaaatagcatattttttagtgaaaattaccaaaatcgaatattttgacacttttatgTTGACCAAACTCCACAAGACAAagttttgtagcctaattttttttattgcccTTCTATGGGATAGAATTTAAACGCATCTGAAAATAGAATGGTAGTAGattgtttaattgctgagaaatgagacctcaaatatcaagaaaatgacaaaatgcCACGatgcgacaaattgcggaatttcaaagtgtgataaatccgccaattttgaagaaatgcaactgaaattttcagaatatgcttttTTAATGGTGTTCTAATCAAAgtaatcatataataaatttggggatttttaaaagatgtcgaactacaacatgcttcaaaatttggtgatttgatatggaatgacccacaTTGTCAGTATAGTAATTCATCTATCAAGTGACTGGTCAACTGTCAATAATCATTAAACTCTGTAAATACATAATGCATGGACTCTGGAAACacatggagggggtgggggggggttggtgggtaAGGCATGTGGAGGGGAGGATTTGGTACAGTGTTCTAGTTAACTTAAATAGTTAACATAACTTGTTTTTTCGTCTGTAatgtgttgtacagtatgtatttgttttggttctgttacaTTTGGGGGGTGTGTTCTTGTCAAGCCcatcaggtttttttttaagcaaacTTTCCTTTTGACAACATTTACTGTCAACCTGTTGTTCGgtaaactaatttttttttgtacttccTATGTTACAATTAAAAGAAATGGAATGACCAATTAATAGTTCCATCACCATCATGGCCAAAGTGTATTGCTTTAATATTACATCATCACCATATATCATCAATATTAATTCTTAGCATGCAATCTTTACTGTGCCAggttttttccaaattttgttgcTTATTTTGCTATAATTTAGACATTAAATCAAAATTGCATGAAGGTCAATAAAACTTACTGTGGGCTTAGATATTGCATACTGTATACTTTCATAATACAAGAAGACTAGAGccattgaaaataaaatgaaattatacTCACCACTCTTGCAAATGGCAGCTTCCTCAGCAATAAATTGCTTGTCTTCTGATACTTTCTAATTTCCATCAGTGCCCGTGTACCAGGTCTAAATCTGTGCGTTTCTGTGAGCAAACATGAATTAAAATCTATGTTGAATTAGATTTTAATTTTTCGTAGAAGGAAATTTAAAGAAACCTCAATGCTTGATGTGCAAATTTATATCCACTTATTAAAAACATCAAATATAAAAAAGGACACAAAACGAAGATGTAATAAATCAATGAACTTCAATTTAGTCATCTCTCCAAAGTTATATAAAATACAGTAGCACACTCATCAGTATACCTGTAGTAGGTACATTAAATTAGGACCAACTGcgatattttgcaaattttaataAACTGTTATGTTAGGCAAGGTTTGATGTCAAGGTTGTACAAACAGTTACTTCCCCAAACATATTGAATTAACTATTGAAATTAATActtaaagggtgtaaagactcgcgcaaaaagaaacatctaatgccggtaatctgacctagttttgaatgaggtgtaacagaagtgttaacctacaccattgatcccagaaaatactatacacacacagcttgctaccatcggtcaTTTGACACTTGTGTACAGTCATTACATACAGctgctgtcaatacccacatcacagtgtataaacgatacagcgatggacatctcaggtcgaGTTAAACTGCTAAAGATAACATtaaaggtatcacgtttcattactgcctgccttatgtagcaacacaaacataatgtcacttgcaagcaacggaaagttaacttcaGATGGTCCcaagcggtttggggcgagtcttcaatgctcTAAAACATGTGGGCTATTGTAACTCAGTAGGCCTTGAGAACCACTTGCATTTTGAAAAAATTTCAAATAGCCTAGTCTTCAAATACACATTCATATGAGAAGCTATTAGAGGCTACAGACTACAGTGCAGGCACTCCTATTGTATGCTGTAACCCTAAATGGGTTAAGAAAACCACATGTTATATACCTCTATAGCAAATATATCACAACACTGGCTTAATGGTAAATTGCTTAATGGTAGGTCTAGTAGTATTGGTTGTACAAGTAACTCACGTCGTCTACGCGTTTGGTCAGGTGTTCTAGTCGGAGTGCCACGTCTCTGTGCCCCACTTGTTCCTTGTGAGGCTAGGCTACTGCCGCTGTCCGACTCTGAGGGACTTCTTCCGAAGGACTTCTTCCTGACTACTTTCTTAGGACTGCCTTTCCtcctactactaggcctagtccTACTCGTTTCTGCATCTGCTCTTCTCACCATTTTTGTATCGTAGTTTACGGAGGAACTTTTGAGTCAAAGCAAACAGTTCACTAATTTTATCCAGTCTGTTACAACTTATCAACTGACTGATACCATAGCCTCCCAAAGTCACATCATGTAGGCCTAgtctactactattactacaaCTAGTGTGACAATGTAGACCCGGTGTGTTTCTGTTATTAGGCTAATTTAGTTAATCTAGCCTAGTATTTGTTTGGGAAACTTGGACTAAGAATTAGATCAGACTGTGTGTGGACTACCAAACTGTAACCTAACGTTCGGTACTGAGAGGTAGCCTTCACTCCTTGTATTTTGTAATCTGCACCGTTACTCGTTAGGTCTAACGTTATAGGCCCTTACGTATAGATTCACGTATGCAATGATTGGGAACAGCAACTTACAACAATTCTAACCGTTAGTTACTATAGCCTGGCTATGTAGCATGTAGGCTAGGAAGaccaaattgttaaaaaaagtgTATCGTCATGCGTTGCAATGGTCCAACTTCGATACTGTCTGAGAGAAATGATGTAAATGACCCTGCTTGCGCTCAGTGCACTCGCTCAATACAAATAGTCAGGCGAGGATTGTGTAATCTCTCTCCACCTGTTTAGTTTTCTTTAGCTTCGGAGGCCGACCCAGACCCGTGCATATGTTGTGTGAAAATTCAAATAGCATTGAGAATGCATGTACAATGCAGTTGACAGTTTCAGCTTTTGTACCCAAACAAATGTGCCGCCAGTATGTCACGTGACTAGAGATACTACGTAAGACGCTGAACTTCTAAATGTCGAAGACCTTATAATATGGGCGGccatttgtacaattttgtatgtttttttttcattttgtactgTTTTGGCCTTTTGGTCTTTATGTATAGACTTAGTCTATCACCTTACCGACTGTACGCTTTAACcaacagataaaatgaatgggTGGATTTAGGTGGAATTATTTGTCCTTTCATGCCATAGCTAGTTTATAAATTCTAATCACTcaacaaaaacatgtttttagcACTTTTTGTTACTGTTCACCTTATCTGTGTTTTGATTTTCACGAGAAACGCTTCTAATTTCTCAGTAGCTCTTATAAAGCATATATGATGCTTTGATACGATCTGAGAATAATAGTTTGAACGAACTAAGTTAATTCTTGAAAGAGTCTCATTTGgcaatatttattcatttaattttcaATGTTGTGATAACGTTTATACGGAACATgaaaaaattttaataaaaccCCCAAAGTTGAATTGCTCCCTCTTTCCACCCACTGAATTTGTCTGTCGTTCTATATAGTAGTTTATTAGGGTTTTGttaacaggcgcgtagccaagggggggggcgaagggggcagccaccccccccccttgagcttatttttattatttttttatgatttcgcTGGTattttccagcgatctgggaggcattttcagccgtGGCGTAGCCAGCGGGGAGGGGATATGTAAGGGGGCAGAATTTATTTTAAGGGGGGACGCAATGGGCGAAAATGAAAAAGCAAAGGGAgcaacacaaaaagaaaaaaatgtactcGAACTTGGGACATGGAGCGATGATGGATGAGGTATAGGGTCAACTATTACAGAGAATGTAATGAAAAGTCACCTTAAGAATATGTGCGCTACGTGCGgcgagaggagggggggggggtgtcaacCACGAAATATAATGTAATGAACAGTCACCTCAAGAATATGTGCACTGCACGCACGGTTGCAGTGTCTCTCTGAGTGGCCATATAATTGTATTTACATATAGTTTTTTTCAATATGTGATAAAATCGAATGGTTTTCGACCGCTCAGGCGCGCACATTACTTTCTCCCAAAATTGGTTAAGTTTTTGTACCAAGAAAGGAAAATTTTAGTACACGATTGTAGTTTATTAGGAAATGTATATAGCATCATTTGTTTCTAAGCCCTTGTTGGAAAAAACTTCcgcttatacccctcccccaggatagTGATCCATCACTATGTACCTGAAAATAGGGACAGAAATCTGACTTtgccgtccccccccccacatcaaaaacctggctacgcccctgcgTCACACTGAATACGTGGACAGAGACCTTTATATGTAGACATGTACGGCTCTGTATGTGGAAACAAAGCAATTTAATAAGAATCAAAATATGAGGAAGAAGAGGGTCTTTTATAAAGAAATCAGAAGTTGGAGGAGGGGGGTTCCAAAATAGAATCTTCATCCACGTGAATAAATTATACAATAAACAGGGTAAAATTATATGCGGCTATAAAAATTTCAACCCCCTCCGTGCCCCCTCTATAGATTGATACATTTTACATGTTGTAACTTTATGAACGTAGTGGAAATTTTGAGCTAAGTGTTAAAACATTGTAAATTCAAACAGGCGAAAGTTCAAagtaaaatgtgaaaatttcGACAAGTTCCTAGTATACTAATTCGACCTTATCTTATCAACAAACTCAGTCGAACAGAGAAACAAAGAACATGAAGAATTTTGACTGAGTGAAGAGTGAGTTGAAATTTTGCAGTCGCGAGTTCAAATGAGAACGGATGCATGGAAATGGTTTGGACAAGGGCGGCAGAacccgggggggcacagggggaacgtgccccccacttttcctcaggttaaaaatgtgccctttttctacataaaaattgaggtgtctcaagttagcaagaggccagggaaccagaatgaacactcgggaagggccgtttccggccatctgaggggtttgtacaaccaaaaattttcttgtacgctccgcgccaaccgatggtggcgctccgctcagatagtcgtgcatacaactttgcaaatcctggctacgcccctgacttttaatgaatttctgtgggtcaaactcaaagctacttcgaatggaaaaaaaaatggttaagatattaacaagaaataaactcgaATTCGGGAGATTCCTACactagcaactagcatgatttaacctcattttgtctcaaaagaaaacttgttccttgtttcccaatttgcacattggatattgcagttctagtatgcatattttccttcaggggggggggggggcgggacgtTGATgaagtgatgtgtatacgcaaataagttaatacaataagagttatcaagggtactaaatataaggctgcatcagtccaatcgaatttctgcaaacttaccctttgatgtcggttccccccccccccccccagattaaaaatgCTTCCGCCGACCTTGGGTTTGCCGGGAAATGGTTTGGAAATGTCTTGAGAATGAATAGGGATAACCATGTTAGAACAGCAATGTCCTGAACAACCCTATTCAGAGAGAAAATAGGCACATGATTGGAggcaaaggaaacaaaaacaaaacattgaagaTCACATGCAGTGGAGACAGAAAGCAGGTAATTTGGTTGGATGTCCTGCAACGGAGCAACCTGAGGGAGGTAGCCTTTGACCCATCGCAGTCCcttataattatgatatcaatACAAACATCTGGCTTTGCGCCTGTATGACAAGGGTAGGGTAACAGAGTCTTACTAAGCTTGAGATATGAGTAAGTTGTTCTacaacagggttgtccaacctacggcccgcgggccacagtccggcccgccgcagggttgcgtccggcccgccagagatgctctacggtgcgaaatttagtgagcagatttattgataacaatttgaagctgtataatcaatcattcgaaccttctgggtccaaaaactgcatacaggtctaAGCGTAGGGGGgcgggcggctggactttattcatctgctTTATCAGGAAAGGAAAGAAATCAGTGCGcaccgcgcgcagtgctcacattttgttgccttgggcttcgcgcaaaaaattgaaaaatcgttgggttcatgcggccccctccttcatcataatcattccatgtggccctcctctgcaaaaggttggacaaccctgttctaCAATCTGACCTCCGGTAcatatacctacagtatagaCCTCCAACTGGGCATTAGaactcaccaaaaacaatactAGGCTCCCAGATCTCAGAATTGGGCTACACCATCATGTCGTCTTCGATATGGGagataacattaaaaaaatggagTCAAACTACCTCATATACCTCTGGCGACTTAATTGATGCATATGTAGAGTCCATTCCTTCGAGTAATTTTATTAAAGAGAACAGCCAACTACTTTTATCTGCCGAACATACCGGGAATTCCCGACTTGCGTAATGTCGAGAACTTTCTAGTTTGGCATGAACGCGTCAATCTCGTTTTACTAATACACCCTAgatattaacacacacacatgtgcGTACCCATAACGTGAGTCGACGAAGTTAGACAAAAGAACCAAATACTCTTACGAAGAACAATATATTTGTAGTTTGTGATACCAAAGCAAAATGTCTGTCGACGAGGTAATTGTTCGATTTAATGTTTGGATGGAAGACTTTCTTTTCAGTTGTAGCAGTAACGTGATATCTAACGTGTTAGTCATATGCCCTAGGATAGGCCTATTAGGCTAGTTCAAGCCTAGCTAGTAAATTGCCGAATGCAGTACGTAGCATTACCACATAACAAAGACTTAGGCTACTTAAATAGAAAAGTATAAAAACATGCCGTATGTATTGGCTTAGGTTAGCTATGCAATGACTAAGGCCTACCCTTGTTGCAGTTAAATTCAATCAAttcaatttaaacttttttaactCCCAAAGAAATATTCCTAAGTTAAGCAGTAACAAGTAACAGTAATAACCTAAACTGCTGTAACAGTAACACTCACAGGTTGGTTCACTGAAAAGtgagtagcatggtgggctcatcaTTCAAGCACTTTGATTAACAATGTCTATCAACGAAAATCCAAGTCTCTCAACTGTATGCGTTTTTCATGTGTAGTTCCTCTTAAATGTAATAATCTCAAGGTATTAATTGTTCTGTGCCTGTGTAacatacaattgagcagaatttgaccacaaaaagGCTGCGGTTTCAAGTTCTTTCTTAGATCTTTCCTAGATTGACACACttgtcgataagctaactgtagtgtatgCCTATTAAAGTATACATCCATTCACTTTGGATGCTGcttgctatgctctgaacctctTACTgtagctcagacaggtcaggttccagagagtagtgttatcatactgaggtaattttggttattttttggggtaagatttccaaatgccgaaaaaatgtgcaaaactggggggagggtgttaaaagctttgaaaatgaaactaatttgatcagcatatacctgaaatggaatGTAACTCTGCTTTGCTGTAAAAAGTTGAAGTTGTCTGCTGTAtcattgctagtaatatttgaaggtgcgtcaattatgaatcCTTCACTATACAACTAGTAGAATAGAAGTGAAACTGACAGTGATAGTTGGCCCATGATGGCATGAAAGTTGATACTGACAGCTTATATTTGTTCCTAACTGTGGTTTTTTTGAAGGAGTATAAATGAGACAAGCCTTAATGATGGTCATGTCTTatattttcctttctctctttgACTGGCTTTTCCTTGGCTTACATCGCTCTCCAAGTAGCGCATGTCTGACTACGCACATCAGTAGCACTTACAATAAATCTTATCTCTGTCTGGCTATTAACAAAAACCTCAAACCCTTACAACTTACTTCCGTTCTGCCGTCTCTCAGCTTCATTTAGATATCCAAGAGCTACAACGTCTCCTTGAATTCACTAACAGACCCAACGTTCAAGCTGCACTAACCAAAGCAATAGAGGGAGTGGAGGAGAAGCTCGCTAATCTGAAAGTTGCTCAGGAAGCTAAGAACGAGGCTAAGGCAGAGTCAGAAGATGGCAAACCAAAGACATCACATTTATCTCTGCCGGTCTCAAAAATTAGGACATATGGTAAGATGTAACACTGGACTCTCTACAGTATGTCACTTTGATCTTGTGC is part of the Apostichopus japonicus isolate 1M-3 chromosome 22, ASM3797524v1, whole genome shotgun sequence genome and encodes:
- the LOC139963927 gene encoding histone H3-like, yielding MVRRADAETSRTRPSSRRKGSPKKVVRKKSFGRSPSESDSGSSLASQGTSGAQRRGTPTRTPDQTRRRQTHRFRPGTRALMEIRKYQKTSNLLLRKLPFARVVREVTQTFSITDLRWQAVAIMALQEAAEAFLVHLFEDANLCALHAKRVTIFPRDIQLSRRIRGVTDGVG